The following proteins are encoded in a genomic region of Gimesia algae:
- a CDS encoding DUF1559 domain-containing protein → MKLNSRLKKGFTLIELLVVIAIIAILIALLLPAVQQAREAARRSTCKNNLKQLGLAFHNYHDTHNCFPFAWFVDSSNPTNPKAGVYGIMLLPNLDQANLYNQWNSSYPAFNELAAIPAVAQNLTVIATPLPVFMCPSAPEATKHDYDLATAGFPLTYTAARSDYCPALGVRGNYSTIAYTGHPAASSRSGMLNNVPGDTITRMRDILDGSSNTILLGERVGGTNIYSGTTKNSALSSAYGPTNGGGWGDLLNGEHWYQGSLRDGTDGGGGGPCAINCTNGRSAGFLSFHVGGAHFLLGDGSVRFISANIGAYTLASLTTRAGGETLGEF, encoded by the coding sequence ATGAAATTGAACTCGCGCCTCAAAAAAGGCTTCACTCTGATCGAATTACTTGTTGTCATCGCTATCATTGCCATACTGATCGCACTATTGCTTCCCGCCGTTCAACAGGCCAGGGAAGCGGCCCGACGCTCCACCTGCAAGAACAATCTGAAGCAGCTTGGGCTGGCCTTTCACAATTACCACGATACACACAACTGCTTTCCGTTTGCGTGGTTTGTTGATTCCTCAAATCCTACCAACCCCAAAGCGGGCGTCTACGGCATCATGCTGCTGCCTAACCTTGACCAGGCAAATCTCTATAACCAGTGGAATTCATCCTACCCTGCGTTTAATGAACTGGCAGCCATCCCGGCAGTCGCACAGAACTTGACCGTGATCGCTACACCACTGCCAGTCTTTATGTGCCCCTCGGCACCTGAAGCGACGAAACATGACTATGACCTCGCCACCGCCGGTTTCCCTCTCACCTATACCGCAGCCCGCTCCGATTATTGTCCGGCACTGGGTGTGCGTGGTAACTATTCGACGATTGCTTACACCGGTCATCCTGCTGCCAGTAGTCGATCCGGCATGTTGAATAATGTGCCAGGCGATACGATTACCAGAATGCGTGATATTCTGGATGGATCTTCCAACACAATACTATTAGGAGAGAGAGTAGGCGGAACAAATATCTATAGCGGCACAACCAAGAATTCGGCATTATCATCTGCCTATGGCCCCACTAACGGTGGAGGCTGGGGAGATCTCTTAAACGGCGAGCACTGGTACCAGGGTTCACTTCGCGACGGAACAGATGGCGGCGGAGGTGGCCCCTGTGCGATAAACTGCACAAATGGACGCAGCGCGGGCTTTTTAAGCTTTCACGTGGGTGGTGCTCATTTCCTGCTGGGTGATGGATCAGTTCGCTTTATCAGTGCCAACATTGGTGCATATACCCTGGCAAGTCTGACTACCAGAGCAGGTGGTGAAACGCTCGGTGAATTTTAG